In a genomic window of Urocitellus parryii isolate mUroPar1 chromosome 2, mUroPar1.hap1, whole genome shotgun sequence:
- the Mix23 gene encoding protein MIX23 isoform X2, with protein MRTIDDRIVHELNTTVPTASFAGKIDASQTCKQLYESLMAAHASREKVIKNCIAQTSEVVKNLREEREKNLDDLTLLKQLRKEQTKLKWMQSELNVEEVVNDRSWKVFNERCRIHFKPPKNE; from the exons ATGAGGACAATTGATGACAGAATAGTACATGAATTAAACACTACGGTTCCAACAGCTTCCTTTGCAGGGAAAATCGATGCCAGCCAAACCTGTAAACAACTTTATGAGTCT ttGATGGCAGCTCATGCTAGTAGggaaaaagttattaaaaattgtaTAGCCCAGACCTCAGAAGTAGTAAAAAACCTTcgtgaagagagagaaaagaatttgGATGATTTAACGTTATTAAAGCAACTTAGAAAAGAACAGACAAAG TTGAAATGGATGCAGTCAGAACTGAATGTTGAAGAAGTGGTAAATGACAGGAGCTGGAAG gTGTTTAATGAACGCTGCCGAATTCACTTCAAGCCtccaaagaatgaataa